The Meiothermus sp. QL-1 DNA window GTACCAGCCCCGCACCTGCCCCAAGCACTCCCGGCCCCGCTGGGAAAGGGCAAAGGGGGCCAGGCCGGGCGGGGCCGAGAGGCACTTCTGGCTGCCGGTAAAGGCATAGTCTACCCCCAGCCTTTGCATGGAGAGAGGCACCATGCCGGCGGTGGTCACCGCGTCCAGCATGAACAAGGCCCCGTGGGCATGTACCAAAGGCGCAATCGCCTCCACCGGGTTCAGGACCCCGGTGCTGGTCTCGCCGTGCACCAGGGCCACCAGCTTGTAGGCTCGGGCCTTCAGAGCCTGCTCCACCGCTGCGGGGTCGATGGGCTGCCCCGGCTCGGCCCGTAGCACCCGGTAGTCCAGCCGGTAGGCGTGGGCGATTTCCACCATCCGCTCGCCAAAGGTGCCGTTGACCAGGAGCAGCACCGGGTCGCCCTCGTCGGCCAGGTTGGTGAGGCCTGCTTCCATCGCCAGGCTGCCCGAGCCCGGGAGGGCCGCGAGCAGGGCGCCCTCACCTGGGTCAAAGAGACGGTCCAGGTGGGCGCGGATGCGTCGGTTGGTGGCCAGGACCTCGGGGTCCAGGTGGCCGCGCATCTCCTTGCCGAGCGCCGCCTGGACCCGGGGGTGGATGGGGGTGGGGCCGGGGGTTAGAAGCACCATGGGTTCCTCCAAAAAAACAACGCCCGCCGAGCAAACCCTCGCGGCCTCTTCCCAAGGGAAGAGCGCCGTCAGAGGGTAGCTCGAGCGGGTTGCATCTGGCCTAGACTATACCTGGCCCGGCGGGGTTTGTCAAAGCGGAGGGCGTGTCTAGCAACACACGAATAATACTTAAGCCTGCTAGACTAAACTTCGATGAACGACTACTACGCCGTCCTAGGGGTGAGCCGGGAGGCCAGTGCCGAGGAGATCAAGCGGGCCTACCGCAAGCTGGCCCTCAAGTACCATCCGGATAGGAACCCGGGCGATAAGGAGGCCGAGGAACGCTTCAAGCAGATTAACGAGGCCTATGCGGTTCTCTCTGACCCCGAGAAGCGGGCCCACTACGACCGCTACGGCACCGCTGGGCCTGGGGGGGGTGGGACCAACCTGGGCGACCTCTTCGACCTGTTCGAGCAGGTCTTTGGCTTCCGTACCCCGTCCGGGCGTGCCCCAAGGGGGGAGGACCTCGAGGTAAGCCTGGAGCTGGAGCTCGCCGACCTGCTGGAGGACTGCGAGAAGGAGCTTCAGTACGAGCGGTTGGTGCCCTGCGAGGCTTGCCGGGGCCAGGGAGGGCGGCGCCAGGCCTGTCGAAGCTGCGGGGGGCGGGGGGTACTGGAGCAGGTCCAGCGCACTTTTTTCGGCAGCATGGTGGCCCAGGTACCCTGCGGAACCTGCCGTGGGCAGGGCTATGTGCTGGCCGAGAGCTGCGCGACCTGCCGGGGCCGGGGCCGGGTGCGGCGCAAAGAGCGCATCTCGGTTGCCGTTCCCGCCGGCATCGAGGAAAACCAGCTTCTGCGGGTACCGGGGTATGGCAACCTGGGGCCTGGGGGGCCGGGGGACCTATTCGTTCGGCCAAAG harbors:
- a CDS encoding alanine--glyoxylate aminotransferase family protein, which codes for MVLLTPGPTPIHPRVQAALGKEMRGHLDPEVLATNRRIRAHLDRLFDPGEGALLAALPGSGSLAMEAGLTNLADEGDPVLLLVNGTFGERMVEIAHAYRLDYRVLRAEPGQPIDPAAVEQALKARAYKLVALVHGETSTGVLNPVEAIAPLVHAHGALFMLDAVTTAGMVPLSMQRLGVDYAFTGSQKCLSAPPGLAPFALSQRGRECLGQVRGWYSDLSRVAVYWEQEGYFCTSPVLLHYALEEALRLALEEGLEQRQQRAARMHRVVLSLLQELGFSAYAAPEARLPTVLVVRPPQGWSEAEIRKGLYTRGVSVAGGIGPTAGQVLRLGLMGEGARPEPYRAFFRALGEVLGVGGLERAFEERLGLAMA
- a CDS encoding DnaJ C-terminal domain-containing protein, producing MNDYYAVLGVSREASAEEIKRAYRKLALKYHPDRNPGDKEAEERFKQINEAYAVLSDPEKRAHYDRYGTAGPGGGGTNLGDLFDLFEQVFGFRTPSGRAPRGEDLEVSLELELADLLEDCEKELQYERLVPCEACRGQGGRRQACRSCGGRGVLEQVQRTFFGSMVAQVPCGTCRGQGYVLAESCATCRGRGRVRRKERISVAVPAGIEENQLLRVPGYGNLGPGGPGDLFVRPKVRPHPQLRRQGADLIYELRLGLAQAALGVRVQVPGLRGEVPLEVPPGTGEGEVFELEGEGLPRPGSRQRGRLRVVTRLEVPRNLSKKARDLLRQYAQEVGEEVAPEGWWERVKRVFRG